DNA sequence from the Acipenser ruthenus chromosome 8, fAciRut3.2 maternal haplotype, whole genome shotgun sequence genome:
ACCACACAAACACAGTGGTTCTGAACTTTCCTTTTGAGGTCTGTGATGGCTCTGAATGTCTTGAAGTATGGATTAAAAGCCAGAACCTCACCTACAAGCCCGTCTCTCAGGGTTCCTCCCCCGACCAGAATGATCTGCCTCCTCTGGGTCCGCAGGGTGCTTTGTGTGCACTGGTTCAGGGGTTGCTGGTGGCTCAAGGAATGGTAGCGCATTGCATTTAAAACCAGGCTCTTTATGTAGGCGGTCTGCAGCACCTCATTCTGGGAGTAAAGGTTTGTAAGCTCTTCCACCGGGATGAGACCATACCTAATTTTGCCAAGTAACAGATTGTTGTGAACGACGGAGAGCGGATTGTTCTTCAGCCACTCCAGCACCAGAACAAGTAGCTGGAGCTCTGTGACTCTGGGCATGTCATCCGAACCCACAACCGCCATCATGGACTCCGGGTTCAAGTCGAGCTGTGTTTCAGAGTCCGAGCTGCACTGGGGCAGCCTGCACAGGTTGCGGCTGATGTATCTGTTTGCGGCAGAGAGTGCATCGCGAAGGCCGAACCTGGAAGCAACATTGGCGAAAAAGCAACAGTTCTCCAGGCTTAGGTTGTTGGTGATGTACTGGCCGCAGAGCCCGATGGCTTCAGTGACCTGCAGGTAGCTGGCTGCCTCCAAGGTGTCCTCTAAAGTCTCGGGAGAAAGGGACAGCCAGGAGGTGTAGATGAAATCAAGCACATGATGGAGCCCAGTAGAGGACACGACCTGCAGGTGGATCACGCTGGCCTTGGACTCCCTCGTGTAATCCTTAAAGAGCACTCGAAAATAATCACTGGAGCAAGCAAGGAGACTTCGGTGTGCAGGGAACTCTGTGCCATCAGCAACAAGCACGATATCGAACAGTAACTGCTCTTCTCTTAATCTCTGGTACTGCGTCAGTACAGTCTCTCCATGTGTTCTGCTAACCACCAGAAAATAACTCATGATGCATTGCTTATCCCCGTAGCGTTGCAGAAAACAGCAGCAAAGCTGAATCACAAAAAATCCAAGAAAGCGTCAGCCTCACAAGGCTACAGGCATTTAAAACTTTAACGGGCTATTTTCAGATAATCAGCTCTCTCCCCATCtcctagttgttttttttttattactgatcCATGGTGTGACTCACCAGCTCAGCGGGACTAGATGAATGACCCATTTGGAGGTCACAAAGCGCAGTTTGTCAATGTCAAGCAAAGGACTCTGTCTTGAGGACTGGCAACAGGCTGCCAGTGTTTCATGATCTTGATCCGCTGTTGTTTAACTGTGATCTCGCATGTTTGCTGTCCTGGGAGTGCAGATGCACTGGGGTGAGGCATGGTTACACCAGTGCCCTTTTATTACTCCTTCCGAGAGTATCAGCCAATGATCAGATCAACACTCTAGGGATGAGAGCAGTGGTTGAACTCGCCCACAGCAAATATCATCATTAGTCACGTCTAAATTTTGACCCGCCTGTCTGCTTTCCAGCCTGATGTTTTGGTATCCGTGTAGTCCACAGCTACAGAAATAGAACACAAAACAGAGGGAGGATTAGCGGGCTACTCAGACTGAAGAATTTGAGCAGCGTGATACAGCATCTGACACTGGAGCTTCCAGAGAACGCTGGATAACGATGTGTCCTGGTTTATTAACCTGATGAATTTGCACAGACGGCAGGCAGGTGATGGTTGTTGCTTCTCCAGGCTTTCAGAACAGCTCTAAGTATTACATTAATTATCCTCTCCTAATGCAAGTtggctttattttttgttttatagacCTTGAAAGCAGAGTAAATGGATCTGACCAGGGACTGCATTTAGGTGTGCAACATCAATGAGCAAACTAGAATTTGTTTTAGGAATTAAACATCTTTAATAAAGCATGTTGGAATATTTCTTCTTTAAATATCTTGGTAAAGATGTGTTGTTTGATATGATCACCAGTTTGCACGAGTTTTGCTTGAGTTAAGCCATTGTCACGTTGAAAGTACAAACAGTAACAATACAATGCCATACTGTCATATTGTGTTTGTTGAGATGTGGGTTTCTTTATCCTCTCAAACATTACACTGTTACTCCAATACACGTCCCATGCATCTAAATTTAACCCACAAACATGCAGAGCTACATGTCAGAGGACTTTTCATTTAATGTAGTTTGAAATCGGGTGAAGGGAATACACCAGAACTGGGGGTGCATCCCTTGtaaaggtttcccatagtaaaagcatagcaaagtgtatatCAAGCACAGTGCAAACATGTtcaagcataggtaagcattgtaaagaaccgtgaggtatggtaaagcacattaataaacctGGCTAACcgggataaactatggtaaatttgcattttgttttttttgcattttgttttttactatgcttttagcATACGTGCTTCACGCTGTTTTTACCATGGGATACTGCAGTACAATCTTACTGTATAAAGGAACTTTCTCAGGATGTGATAAAAGTATGTGATCTTTTTAACAGTAGATTATATTTGTCTTATTTAATGACCTTATCCGACACACACCTACCTGTTAAAGGGGAAGTCTTGGTCCTTATGGAGTCCCCCCGCCAGACCCCATGAATTTCAAACCCTTTTGTCATTAGAATGGCACATGCAGAGTGATGCTAAATGTTATTTTCCTTTAAGATTCTGTACCCCTTTATCACATAGAGTTGCAAAGCAGAGTTCCTCCGAGAGGCACATTGACAGACCCTGCATGTCTGGGATCACTGAGTAAAACCTGTCTGCACTGCACATGCTTGTGTTGTCTTCCGCTTGCTGCTGTGCGTCTCTTCCATTTCGCTGCATGTTTACCACGAGCAGCTTAATGAAATGTAGTTAAGACTATTAAACTGTTTGCATTTCGCTGCGCTCGTTTGGTTTTCTTTCACAGCATTATGAACCTCTCCGGGATTGCATTTCAAATCGTgtgaggaaaaaataataaaatccaccTAACTGCAATTTATCTGTCATTAATGGTGGTAAAATAAACTTCAAATAGAATAGATCTCTTTTCTGCCTTTGTGTGCAATGTGATCTGCCGTGTCCCTGCGTTGAGCTCCTTGTGCAGTAGTACCACCTAATGCTTTATTTTGAGCAGATTGGGCTGCTTTTATGAATCAAGAGTTTTAACAGCCCTCATTCCATGAGGGGAGCTGGAAGATGGAACTTTACACTGACATTTCAGAGTGTTTATTGGTGAGTGACATCAGCTCAGTTATTTAGGACAGACACAGCCTTGCCCTTGAGGTAGGCTTTTCTACTACATTCTACTAAACCTGAGCATAGAACTAAATTTACATGCAGCTGCTTCACAGGCTCTGTGTCCTGATATACTTTTGATAAGGTatcatcaaaattcaaaactATGACCTTAACCCTGTCAGTCGTGAATCGTTTTTGCCGAGCTGAAGAAGGAACTccattgagtatacatgagaacaggataTAAAAATATTGTTTACATATATTTCTACTCTACCTCAGATTGGGACCCATGAGGTTCCAACAATAAGGCAAGGATAAGGTTAATATAGGACTGATCCTTATACAGCAATGGAAAACTATTGCCCCTAGGGCCAGTGAAGTGACCGACTGGGTTATAATTGTCCAACGTTGGTTACATCTGCtgcccagggaccatttgctttCCACTAACAGACAATAAATGTACAGTCCCtatctgtttgtttttccccAATCCATTCATGTGCAAAGTTCTGCAATCAAATAAAGATTTAACAAGGACAATGTTCTGTTGTTTATAGTGTTAATACGTCTTCTAACATACTGTAATTGCTACCCACAGACATGCTTATTTCTACTGAGAGATCTTTGTGTGCAATTTGTTTAAACCATTATGAACAGATATTAACATTGTCTCTTAAAAAGCctatccaaaaatatatatatatatttttttaaagatcttgCTATTGAGGCAGGAATAATTCATCTTGGAATGCTGTCTATGAACCAAACAAATCCTGTTTCAAATGGCTATGTGTTGTAGGACCATTTCAATACCATGAATGCTGATACAAGATCATTCATTCTGTGCATGTGCAACAGGGCAGAGGCAGGTTGACACTGCACTGCAAGCGAGCAtcctaaccacaatgcaaaagagccaggctcgtctgcattaacaccctaaccacaatgcaaaagaaccgggctcgtctgcattaacaccctaaccacaatgcaaaagagccgggctcgtctgcattaacaccctaaccacaatgcaaaagaaccgggctcgtctgcattaacaccctaaccacaatgcaaaagagccgggctcgtctgcattaacaccctaaccacaatgcaaaagagccgggctcgtctgcattaacaccctaaccacaatgcaaaagaaccgggctcgtctgcattaacaccctaaccacaatgcaaaagagccaggctcgtctgcattaacaccctaaccacaatgcaaaagaaccaggctcgtctgcattaacaccctaaccacaatgcaaaagagccgggctcgtctgcattaacaccctaaccacaatgcaaaagaaccgggctcgtctgcattaacaccctaaccacaatgcaaaagagccgggctcgtctgcattaacaccctaaccacaatgcaaaagaaccgggctcgtctgcattaacaccctaaccacaatgcaaaagaaccaggctcgtctgcattaacaccctaaccacaatgcaaaagaaccaggctcgtctgcattaacCTCATCTCAGCGACAGcagacaggacagaatccgtaacgacAGTGGCCTTTACACATGCGCACTGAAGTTCCTGTGATTTAAACAGGTCATTTCATGTGTCTGGCTCTCGCTATGTTAGACGGATGGGGGTGACTTAGCCTAAAAGTTTTGAAGAATCTCCAGCCGTGTTCATGTGACTCTTGCTTCCTTGCTTCTTTGTAACAGTAGGAGGACTTGGTTCTCATGAGCGCTGGGTCAGATTGCTGCCTGGCATGTATCACTTTCACTGCTTttaggacatttaaaaaataaacacaggagGATCTGACAAGGGCTCTGGCTGTGCTCTTCCCAGAACTACCAGGTGCTGCCCATTTCCTAGCAAACACTCCCTGAGTGTTTACAACAACAGGATTGTCCTGATCACACCTTTCAAACTGACTGTCATGTTTATAGTGTTAAGAGGATGCTAACCAAATAAAATCCACCCAACCTCCTTTTAGCTTCATTGacattatcactgcccccccccccctttaaaggACTACTAACCAAATACAATCTCTTATCCTGCTTCATTAGCTTTATTGACATTATCACATGCCTGCCTTTTTAtttggaaggaaaaaaaactTGGAAGCATTAGAAACCAATGCGTGGTATGTTCAGTACTTATACCAGGGAATCGGGCAGCTGAGTGCTGAAAGTACTGCCAACATATTCAAAGCATACCGCGTGATCCTTGTAAGTCAAGCGTGAGTCATCCAGCACAAAATGGGACAGTAGCACCCAGCTCTCGTGTCCCAGACTCGGCGGCcggttttgttttaataaacaagttcATTTTAGTGTTCTGAACCTGTGAAGGGGTTCAGGAGGAGCGAATCCGTGTTATACTGCAGATCAGAAGGCTCGGAGACGTATCATATGGTCCTTCTGAAGTATCCCATTCACTGGGTTTGAAAGCACTGCAAGGGCAATCTGTAGCCTTAGGTGCACATTGTTTATATTGATGTTGTGTTTCAAGCATGCAATACGTTTAAAGTGACTTTTTTGTTCAAGTTTGTATTGTAGGACTCTCTAAACAAACACGGTTGGAGAGCTCTGCTGTACAGTCAATATCAGGCCAAAAAGCCCTCCTGCCGCTCTCATTGATTGGCTACACAACATAATGAAGCCTTCTTATTGGTCCAGGCACATTTGCCTGCTACTTGGTTCCGTCAAGGGGCTGTTTTTATGCAAAAGACAGAAAGCATGagagatcacattatttgttATGCATTTATTAATGAAGTGAGTTTAACTAGGATGTTTTTAATAGAATGAAATGAGCATATATTCAAATGAGCTGCagacacattcattttttttgtaaaataattttattttccaTAGACACAGTGCCATTACAGATTCAATGCTGCTGTCCCTCGGTCCTTGATCAGTAGGCATGTTGTAAACAGGTTACAAAGGACACTTTCAAAGGCAGCCtttaatatataaacaaacaggaaccaGAGTCCTTCACCTGGCTTCAGATAGGGGGCGCACCACATACACTTCCAAACTCATTTTTATACTGCTAAATATTCAATATGCCAAGCAAAAGCATGGGAAGgatcagagttgttttttttttttttttgctttttgcttgtTAATACCTCTAGTGCACTGGCTTCTAACACTCTTGTCTGGTTCAAATGGGCACGTGGC
Encoded proteins:
- the LOC117405126 gene encoding kelch-like protein 34; translated protein: MSYFLVVSRTHGETVLTQYQRLREEQLLFDIVLVADGTEFPAHRSLLACSSDYFRVLFKDYTRESKASVIHLQVVSSTGLHHVLDFIYTSWLSLSPETLEDTLEAASYLQVTEAIGLCGQYITNNLSLENCCFFANVASRFGLRDALSAANRYISRNLCRLPQCSSDSETQLDLNPESMMAVVGSDDMPRVTELQLLVLVLEWLKNNPLSVVHNNLLLGKIRYGLIPVEELTNLYSQNEVLQTAYIKSLVLNAMRYHSLSHQQPLNQCTQSTLRTQRRQIILVGGGTLRDGLVGEVLAFNPYFKTFRAITDLKRKVQNHCVCVVRNFLYVLGGEVVQVNDNEKLATTLVTNQVCRYDPRFNRWLETAGMIEKRARFSCCIVEDNIFAIGGSRGINSLHSSVEVYDINTDKWEKVRDLPQKMHGHACTVYKDTIYISGGMHENHMESSKEVYSFNLLDGLWKKRAAMSIARFGHQMATMKEKIFAFLGMYEPFCDIERYDPVENQWTRLRPVLYDRFCYGMAVIDSSVLMIGGKKWHNSQEVATQNVIEYDVDRDSWKEVCKLPCPLYGLQCAVLQLLEVPHA